GAGAAGGTTAGCTCAGCCGGGTGTTGGATGTCCCGGTTCAAGCATGTAGGCGTGCTCTCTAGGCAAATCCGGAGAGCTTAGCTGAGGTGTGATAACGAGTCTGCTTGCAGACGAAGTGAGTGATACCCTGCTTCCAGGAAAAGCCACTAAGCTTCAGCTATTGACGACCGTACCGCAAACCGACACTGGTGCGCGTGATGAGTATTCTCAGGCGCTTGAGAGAACTCTGGAGAAGGAACTCGGCAAATTGACACCGTAACTTCGGAAGAAGGTGTGCCTTTAGTAGGTGAACCTGTACAAGGGGAGCCCAATGAGGCCGCAGAGAATCGGTGGCTGCGACTGTTTATTAAAAACACAGCACTCTGCAAAGACGAAAGTCGACGTATAGGGTGTGACGCCTGCCCGGTGCTGGAAGATTAATTGATGGGGTGCAAGCTCTTGATCGAAGTCCCAGTAAACGGCGGCCGTAACTATAACGGTCCTAAGGTAGCGAAATTCCTTGTCGGGTAAGTTCCGACCTGCACGAATGGCGTAACGATGGCCACACTGTCTCCTCCAGAGACTCAGCGAAGTTGAAATGTTTGTGATGATGCAATCTCCCCGCGGAAAGACGGAAAGACCCCATGAACCTTTACTGTAGCTTTACATTGGACTTTGAACAGATCTGTGTAGGATAGGTGGGAGGCTTTGAAGTACGGTCGCTAGATCGTATGGAGCCGACGTTGAAATACCACCCTGGTGTGTTTGAGGTTCTAACCTTGGCCCGTGATCCGGGTTGGGGACAGTGTATGGTGGGCAGTTTGACTGGGGCGGTCTCCTCCCAAAGCGTAACGGAGGAGTTCGAAGGTACGCTAGGCACGGTCGGAAATCGTGCTGATAGTGCATTGGCATAAGCGTGCTTGACTGCGAGACTGACAAGTCGAGCAGGTACGAAAGTAGGACAAAGTGATCCGGTGGTTCTGTATGGAAGGGCCATCGCTCAACGGATAAAAGGTACTCTGGGGATAACAGGCTGATACCGCCCAAGAGTTCATATCGACGGCGGTGTTTGGCACCTCGATGTCGGCTCATCTCATCCTGGGGCTGTAGCCGGTCCCAAGGGTATGGCTGTTCGCCATTTAAAGAGGTACGTGAGCTGGGTTTAAAACGTCGTGAGACAGTTTGGTCCCTATCTTCCGTGGGCGCTGCAAGATTGAGAGAGCCTGCTCCTAGTACGAGAGGACCGGAGTGGACGCACCGCTGGTGTATCGGTTGTCATGCCAATGGCATTGCCGAGTAGCTAAGTGCGGAAGAGATAACCGCTGAAAGCATCTAAGCGGGAAACTCGTCTCAAGATGAGTCTTGCCGGGGCCTTGAGCCCCCTGAAGAGTCGTTCGAGACCAGGACGTTGATAGGCTGGGTGTGGAAGCGCAGTAATGCGTTAAGCTAACCAGTACTAATTGCTCGTGAGGCTTGACCCTATAACTTTGATGTAAAATGCATCAAAGAACTGGGTGAGAATTCAAGTTAGACCGTTCAAGTCGGTTGACGCAATCATCTGATTCACAAGACTCTTTGAATTGGCTTGGCCGCCCAGCACTTCCCAGTGCAGCGACCAGGCAACAAGTTAAGCCTGATGACCATAGCGAGGTGGTCCCACTCCTTCCCATCCCGAACAGGACAGTGAAACGCCTCTGCGCCGATGATAGTGCGGATTCCCGTGTGAAAGTAGGACATCGTCAGGCTAATATCCGGAACCCCGATTGCGCAAGCGGTCGGGGTTTTTTCTTGCCTGAAATATTTCGTCCCAGTATCGGTTCTAGTCTGCCGTGAGGCAGCGCAAGGCCTCTACGACTGCCGCATTCGGTTGGCCTGGCACAGAGTAGCCCGATGACATCGGTGCTGCACATGCGATGTTGCTCCGCGCCGCGATCCAGGCGGCTTGGCGCGCGGGGCTGGCACGCTGAATCGGGCGGGGCATCGCCCAGCCCATGCCCATCCGCTGGATGGCCGCCGCGTTCTCGAACTGGTCGTAAGCCCGGGGCATCAGGATCTGAGGAACACCGGCCGTGAGACCTTGGGCGCAACTGCCGATGCCGCCGTGGTGGACAAAGGCGTGGGCCCGGCGCAGCAGAGGGGGCAGGGCCTGCAGGGGCAACCTGGTGATCTGGCTCTGGCTGTCGCAGGTGGGCCTGTCGCGCCCCGGTTCCAGCATGACGCAGGGTTTGCCGGAGTGGGCGATCAATTCCCGCGCCAAACAAAGCGCTTGGTCGACGCCGTGGGTGCCCGCGCTCCCACCGAAGAGCACCCAGGGGTGTGCCTCGCTCGCCTTCGGCGATGCACCCGCATCCGGCGAAGCCCATTCGAAGTTGGGAAAGCCCACCTGGTGCAGTCTCTCCAGCCAGGGCGGTGCAGAGAGGGCACCATGGAGCCGCCGAGGCAAAGCGGCAAAGGCGGCGTCGTAAAGGGCCAGACCTCCGTCCGGGGAGTGGATCCAGTCGCCAAAGACACTGCCCTCCAAAGGTTGGGCGCCTACTTGGGTGGCCAGGGCGGAGAGTGGGCCGCGGGCCATGGGTTCCAGCTTCCAACGGTCAAGGGCCTGCCAGGCGGTTCTTCGCCAGCGCAGCGGCACCCAAGTCGGCACCCGCCAGGGCCCCAGGAACATCGGGTCGTCGAGCGTGCGCAGTGCGGCAGGGGCCAGGTAGCCCGTCCACAGCCGGATCGGCAAGGTGTCACGCGCCAAGCGTGCCCCAACAGCCAAGGGAGAGGCCAAGACCCGCAGAGGTTGGCCCGGCGGCAGGCCCTGGGACAGGCGGCGCAGTGCTTCCCAGGTGGGCTGCGCGGCAGGCAGGCACAGGTGACGCCAGAGCACCCCCAGCCCATCCACCGGATGCCAGAGCTTGGGATGAGACAAGGTGCGCTCATGCGCCTGGGCGTCGGCCACCGGGATGAACTGGAGCCCGGCGCGAACGGCGTCCCTGCCATGGGGGGCCTGGCTCAACAGGAAGACCTCGTGCCCCTGTTCGTGCAGGGCCCGGCCGATGGCCAGAAAGGGGTAGAGATCGCCGGTGCTGCCCAGCGTGACCAGGGCGAACCTCATCGCCGCGGACTGCCGAAGCGCTGTAGACCCCGGTAGTCCGTCACCCCCGGCAGTGCCGCCGTGGCGGCCGCCAGGCAGCGTGGCCCGGCGACCCAGTTCAGCACATCGCACGGCCCCGGCAGCTCGGTGGCCTGGAGGTACTGGAAGTGACATGCCATCTTGTTCCGCTTGAGCGCGCGATAGCTCTGGGGGCTGAAGCACTGGACCCAGCGCGGATTGAGGCACTTGGGGGTGCCGGGGGCGGGTGTCGGCGGCGCGGGCTGCCCATCCAGGCAGACCAGGGTGGGGTCGCTGAGCGCAAAGCAGCAACCGTCCACGGGCGAACTGACGTCCACCCAGGTGAGTGTCTCGCAGGCACGCAACAGGGCCAGTTCTCGGCGAAAGCCATGGGCTTCGGGTTGGAAGCTGAGCACCGGCGTGCACTGACCCAGGGTCAGCAAGGACAGGACCGGGCGGGTCTGCGCGGGATGCCCTTGCCACTGGGCCAGGGCGCGGGCCACCACGCTCACCGCCAGCATGCAGCCAGAGCTGTGCCCCACCACCAACACCTCATCCACGCGCTGCGTCCCCTCCTGCCCCGCCAGGGCGGCCAGGGTGGCTGCATGCTGGTCGATGCGGGCCTCGAGCTCGGGGGTCTGCCCCCGGGCCTGCCGCAGGATGTAGCGCGCGCTGCGCATCAGCCAGTCCATCTGCACCCGCGACTGCAACCACGTGAAGGCGCTGGTCAACACAAGCCATCCGATCAGCCCACCGAGCAATGCCAGGCCTGCCGCGCCCCAGCCCCAGGAGAGGGCGCGGGTCAGCGCGACCCAACCGCTCCCCCAGACCAGGCCGAGCAGGCCCAAGGCGAGCAGGCTGAACGCCGGCAGCGTCAGCGCCAGAAAGGCCGGCCAGCTGGTCTGGAGGATGCGCCACAAGGAGCCGTTGCCCACCATGCGTGCCGTGGCGCTCAGGGTGAGCGCGACCAGCCGCCAGCGGCTGCGTGGCCACTGCGCGCGCACCAGATCGTCCCAGCGCAGAAAGTGGTACTGCGTCTCGCCCTGCCCGCCATGGCCGTCCGGCCAGCGCAAGGTCCAGCTGCTGGTGTGCGGGGCCTCCCCCCGACGCCGCGGCCCCACCGTCACCCCGGCGTCCGGGCGGGCAGCGGCTCCCGCCTCCACCATCGCGTGATAACGGGCCGGCCCCTGGGGATCGAATCCACCCAGGTAAAGCACCACGCGCCGGCGGACCGGGCGTTCGGTCGGGTCGTCACCGGTCGCAGGCGGGTTCATGCCGGCCACCGGTCAGAAAATCGTCTGCCGGTGCAGGCCCTTGGCCAGCACCAGATCCACCACCGGCTGCTCGCGGCGGTTCGCACGTTCACAGTGGTTCTTCTGAAAACGGTCGGTGACCCAGATCACCACCCGGGCCCAGCGCCGGTGCCGCATGCGCCAGGCATGCGAGGACACCGACTCCCAGGCATAGCCGTTGAACAGCGTGGCATTGACGAAATGGTCCAACGCCCGCACGCCGGCACGTCCGCGCTCGGTGCGCCCCACAAAGCCCACCCAGACCAGCAGCAGATAGCCCGCCACTGCCAGCGGCACGATCACCGTCATCAACACGAATCCAGCCAAGCGTTCCTTCATCCTGCCTCGCGCGGGAAGATCTTCAGACGGATGCCATTTTCCGCGCGGATGGTGAGCCGACCCACCGGTTCAGGGGTTTCGCCGGGCACTGGCTCGACCCGCACATGCCGCGCCACCAGGGCCAGGATCAGGGCCGCCTCCTGCAGCGCGAACGCCGCGCCGATGCAGATGCGCGGCCCCATGCCGAAAGGCAGGTAGGCCTGGCGCAGCGACTCGCGCGCCGCCGGCTCATCCAGTGGCTCGGCCATCGAGGGCTGGTCACGGCTGTAGCGGTCCGGGTCGAATTCGTCCGGGCGCGCCCACAGCTCGCGGTGGCGCTGGATCAGCCAGGGCGAGACCACCACCGATCCGCCAGCGGGTACCGTCTTGTCGCGCATCGGGCAGGCCTGGGCCGACTGCCGCGCCAGAAAGCCCACGGGCGGGAAGAGACGCAGGGTTTCGCGGAACACATCGCGCGCCAGCGTCAGATCCTTGATCGCGTTGGCGCCCTCGGTGTCCAGGCCCGGCAGCACACGGCAGGCCTCCTCGTGCAGCCGCTCCTGCACCT
This sequence is a window from Ideonella dechloratans. Protein-coding genes within it:
- a CDS encoding nucleotide disphospho-sugar-binding domain-containing protein translates to MRFALVTLGSTGDLYPFLAIGRALHEQGHEVFLLSQAPHGRDAVRAGLQFIPVADAQAHERTLSHPKLWHPVDGLGVLWRHLCLPAAQPTWEALRRLSQGLPPGQPLRVLASPLAVGARLARDTLPIRLWTGYLAPAALRTLDDPMFLGPWRVPTWVPLRWRRTAWQALDRWKLEPMARGPLSALATQVGAQPLEGSVFGDWIHSPDGGLALYDAAFAALPRRLHGALSAPPWLERLHQVGFPNFEWASPDAGASPKASEAHPWVLFGGSAGTHGVDQALCLARELIAHSGKPCVMLEPGRDRPTCDSQSQITRLPLQALPPLLRRAHAFVHHGGIGSCAQGLTAGVPQILMPRAYDQFENAAAIQRMGMGWAMPRPIQRASPARQAAWIAARSNIACAAPMSSGYSVPGQPNAAVVEALRCLTAD